Proteins from one Pseudomonas bijieensis genomic window:
- a CDS encoding lipopolysaccharide biosynthesis protein has protein sequence MPARNFLQISNVAIRGLTLVSKFLLIFFLARFLEPAELGIYGLLAATVGYSLYFLGFDFYTYSTRELLKRERHEWGGLLKAQGALTLMLYVIFLPLLSLVFIKGLLPMKVIGWFFVLLILEHLTQELGRLLIAISDQLFASLILFFRSGVWAVLITGLMFVEPETRNLDMVFGAWTLGSAAALFLGIYRVKRMELSGWRQGVDWSWIVKGLKVASALLIATLAIRGVFTLDRYWFQDLAGLDVLGAYVLFMGVSMALMSFLDSGVFAFIYPGLISAYQQRDPVGFHQGIRRLLLQTVGLCGAFSVIALVMIGPLLAWLGKPLYSEQQGLFVWILLATVLYALGMIPHYGLYAQGRDRPIIHSHLASLIIFVLATWSFVQIWPHLAVPLGLCTSFFVVLCWKSWSFYRLTPAPYRLFQS, from the coding sequence ATGCCTGCTCGAAATTTTTTACAGATTTCCAATGTTGCAATTCGTGGCTTGACGCTTGTCAGCAAATTTTTGCTGATTTTTTTTCTTGCCCGTTTTCTAGAGCCGGCCGAGCTAGGAATCTATGGCTTGTTGGCCGCGACCGTTGGTTATTCGCTGTATTTTCTCGGGTTCGATTTTTATACCTATAGCACTCGTGAGCTGCTCAAGCGCGAGCGTCACGAGTGGGGTGGGCTACTCAAAGCGCAAGGGGCTTTGACCCTGATGCTGTACGTCATTTTTTTGCCGTTGCTGAGCTTGGTTTTTATCAAAGGCTTGCTTCCAATGAAGGTTATTGGCTGGTTCTTCGTTTTACTGATACTTGAGCATCTGACTCAGGAATTGGGTCGCTTGCTGATCGCGATTTCTGATCAACTCTTTGCGAGTCTGATACTGTTTTTTCGGTCGGGGGTCTGGGCCGTCCTGATCACGGGATTGATGTTTGTTGAACCCGAGACGAGAAATCTGGACATGGTATTTGGAGCTTGGACGCTGGGATCGGCGGCAGCGCTTTTTTTGGGTATATATCGCGTCAAGCGCATGGAGCTATCTGGTTGGCGGCAAGGTGTTGACTGGTCCTGGATCGTCAAGGGATTAAAGGTAGCGTCCGCATTGCTGATTGCGACCTTGGCCATTCGGGGGGTTTTCACCCTGGACCGTTATTGGTTCCAAGATTTGGCGGGATTGGACGTGCTCGGTGCCTATGTCTTGTTCATGGGCGTCAGTATGGCGTTGATGTCATTTCTGGATTCGGGCGTATTTGCCTTCATTTATCCAGGGCTGATCAGCGCCTACCAGCAGCGCGATCCAGTCGGTTTTCATCAAGGTATACGCAGATTATTGCTGCAGACCGTTGGTCTTTGCGGCGCTTTTTCGGTAATCGCACTGGTTATGATAGGCCCATTGCTGGCTTGGCTAGGCAAGCCGCTTTACAGTGAGCAGCAGGGACTTTTCGTCTGGATACTTTTGGCTACGGTGCTCTACGCGCTGGGCATGATTCCCCACTATGGGTTATATGCCCAAGGTCGTGATCGACCGATCATTCATAGCCACCTGGCCAGTCTGATCATTTTTGTTCTGGCGACCTGGAGTTTTGTGCAAATCTGGCCTCATCTTGCGGTGCCGCTAGGGCTGTGTACCAGTTTCTTTGTCGTTTTGTGCTGGAAGTCGTGGAGCTTCTATCGCCTCACGCCAGCACCTTACCGTTTATTTCAATCCTGA
- the pseB gene encoding UDP-N-acetylglucosamine 4,6-dehydratase (inverting), protein MFTNKTILITGGTGSFGNTFVPMTLAKYNPKKIIIFSRDEMKQWDMAKKFEGDSRVRFFIGDVRDKERLYRALDGVDYVVHAAATKIVPTAEYNPFECIKTNINGAMNLIDACIDKGVKRVVALSTDKASSPINLYGATKLASDKLFVAGNSYAGGHETRMAVVRYGNVMGSRGSVIPFFMSIKDKGELPITDERMTRFMISLEEGVELVWHAFEDMEGGEIYVKKIPSMKVTDLARVVAPEATQKIVGIRPGEKLHEQMISAEDSYYTYEYPEHFKILPVINEWATCPKRIKDGKKVAEGFVYASDNNTEWMSDEDLKNWITLNEAKIGSI, encoded by the coding sequence ATGTTCACCAATAAAACCATTCTCATCACCGGTGGTACCGGCTCTTTTGGTAACACGTTTGTGCCAATGACCCTGGCCAAATACAACCCGAAAAAGATCATCATCTTTTCCCGAGATGAAATGAAGCAATGGGACATGGCGAAGAAATTCGAGGGTGATTCCCGCGTTCGATTCTTCATCGGCGACGTCCGCGACAAGGAGCGCTTGTACCGCGCCCTGGACGGTGTTGATTATGTGGTTCACGCAGCGGCGACCAAGATCGTGCCAACCGCAGAATACAACCCTTTCGAGTGCATCAAGACCAACATCAATGGCGCGATGAATCTGATCGATGCCTGCATCGACAAAGGCGTCAAACGCGTTGTCGCATTGTCCACCGACAAGGCCAGCAGCCCGATAAACCTGTACGGCGCCACCAAGTTGGCGTCCGATAAGCTGTTTGTTGCCGGTAACTCCTACGCCGGTGGTCACGAAACCCGCATGGCGGTTGTGCGTTATGGCAACGTGATGGGGTCGCGCGGATCGGTGATCCCGTTCTTCATGTCGATCAAGGACAAAGGTGAATTACCAATCACCGATGAACGTATGACCCGTTTCATGATCTCCCTGGAGGAGGGTGTCGAGCTGGTTTGGCATGCCTTCGAAGACATGGAAGGTGGTGAGATCTATGTGAAGAAGATCCCATCGATGAAGGTGACAGATCTCGCTCGTGTCGTTGCACCTGAAGCTACCCAAAAGATCGTTGGCATTCGTCCTGGCGAAAAACTGCATGAGCAGATGATCAGCGCCGAAGATTCCTACTACACGTACGAGTACCCTGAGCACTTTAAGATTCTGCCGGTTATCAACGAATGGGCGACCTGCCCCAAACGAATCAAAGACGGCAAAAAGGTCGCTGAAGGCTTCGTTTACGCCAGTGATAACAACACTGAGTGGATGAGCGATGAGGATCTGAAAAACTGGATCACCCTCAACGAAGCCAAGATCGGGAGTATCTGA